In the Micromonospora narathiwatensis genome, one interval contains:
- a CDS encoding RNA polymerase sigma factor, giving the protein MDTGTERTDAEVISRMHGHPELFAIIFDRYYSAIHGYAARRLGRDLADDVAAETFLVALNKWQRYDTRHHSAQPWLFGIASKLIAGHRRSEARRYQALARAAQVTTPDPDSVDGPADRVAVRLDARAVRGRLAAALAQIAPADREVLLLVAWVDLSCEEVAVALEIPAGTVRSRLHRARKRLRTALGGADPTATGEDSQ; this is encoded by the coding sequence GTGGACACCGGCACCGAACGGACGGACGCCGAGGTCATCAGCCGGATGCACGGGCATCCGGAGTTGTTTGCGATCATTTTCGACCGCTACTACTCGGCGATTCACGGCTACGCGGCCCGTCGGCTGGGTCGCGACCTGGCCGATGACGTGGCGGCGGAAACGTTTCTGGTCGCGCTCAACAAGTGGCAGCGGTACGACACCAGGCACCACAGCGCCCAGCCCTGGTTGTTCGGCATCGCGTCCAAACTGATCGCCGGCCACCGGCGGAGCGAGGCGCGACGATACCAGGCACTGGCCCGAGCGGCGCAGGTCACCACGCCCGACCCGGACAGTGTCGACGGTCCGGCCGATCGGGTCGCCGTACGGCTGGACGCGCGGGCCGTGCGCGGACGGCTCGCGGCGGCGTTGGCGCAGATCGCGCCAGCCGACCGGGAGGTGCTGCTGCTCGTCGCCTGGGTCGACTTGAGCTGCGAGGAGGTCGCCGTCGCACTTGAGATTCCCGCTGGAACCGTCCGGTCCCGGCTCCACAGGGCACGCAAGAGGTTACGGACGGCATTGGGTGGTGCCGACCCCACAGCAACCGGAGAGGATTCTCAATGA